DNA sequence from the Thalassotalea sp. 273M-4 genome:
TAGTTGAGCCAAATACTGTTTGGTGTGGTGACGTTACTTACGTTTGGGTAGGAAACCGCTGGGCCTATCTTGCGGTTGTTATAGATCTATTTGCCCGTAAGCCTGTTGGCTGGGCAATGTCGTTATCACCAGATAGTGCTTTAACAAGCAAGGCCTTAATGATGGCTTATGAAAGCAGAGATAAGCCTTCTGATGTTATTTTTCATTCAGATCAAGGCAGTCATTATACAAGCCGTAAATTTAGGCAAACTATCTGGCGATATCAGATAAAGCAAAGCATGAGTCGACGAGGAAACTGTTGGGATATAGAGAATATACTTACCTGGTTGAGTAAATTCAACCTTATAGCCTTGGTCTTTTGTTCTAGGTCCCTCAGCAGATTGCCATTGTTCACCTAGACAAGATTGAGCGGTATTTTTTGCGTTGTTAAAATAATAGTCGACTATTTCTTTATTAGGAGCAGATACGCTGCATGAATAAGTGTGTCTATCATTTCCCCAAGCGAAAATCTGACAACTATCACCAACTAGATGATATTTAGCTTTCCATACTTGACTAAACCGCATGTTAGTTTGTTCTAGCTTAATACGGTTAAAGTTATTGTCATATTCATCAATTAACGCATTAATTTTTTTACATGGATTAATAACTTTTGGCTCTATCGTTTGAGCTGAATCATTATTTGAATTGCTTGTACAAGAGGAAAGCGCGGCTAATGAGCTAATTAGCTAATTAGCAATAGTTGAGTGCCAAGTTTCATGAATATGTTTCCTTATTTTTTATTCTAAGACACAAAGCCAGTAATCCGTATTATATTGAAAAAACAAAGGTTTTTCTCTCATTGTTGGCTATTTTTTAATATATAACCTATCTAACGTTTTACAAAGGTTATCTCGCACAATAAACAAAAATAAGTATCGAAAAACAGATGTTAGTTTCTAACTATTGAGTGTAACAATCTTGGTGTCGGATTAAGTAATCATTATCGGCCAGGGAGTGCACTAGATAAAAACAACTGTGAAAAAACATATATTTGAATAACAATACTTTGTATCTTATGAATTAGGCTTTTTCTAATAGCGTTTTTTTGTAAAAAGCCTAAATATGAAATAGGTACTATCATTTGCTTAAAAGAAAGCCAAGATATAAAAGGAAGGGACAATGTTTAAAAAGCTCAGTTTAATATGTTTTGTAGGATTTTTTATAGGTGCTTGTCAATCCACTTATGACCCAAAACTCAATTTTGACGTAAATGAAAAAGTAGATACAACTAATTACCAAACATTTACATGGTTAAATGAATCGAAAGCGATAGCCACACCTAAGAGAATGAGCCCTATACTAAAACTTGAGATAGCAGATTCAATTGAAAAGAAATTATTATCGCAAGGATTTAAGCTTGTCTCAAACCAGGAAGAAGCTGATTTTACCGTATCATTTTCTGTCGGCAGCAGAGATAAAATTAAAGTTAATTCTTATCCCTCTAGCTATCACTCATTCACGTGGGGAAGACGCTACTACGGAGGCTATTATGGCGCAGGTTTTTCTGCTCCTTGGCCAAACGAAACTGAAGTAAGACAGTATACAGAAGGCATGTTAGCGATTGACATTTATGATGTAAAAACGAAGCAACCAGCTTGGCATGGCTGGGCAACTAAAAAGCTTAAAAAATCAGACGCTAAAGATCGTTCTGCCACCTTAGAGCTAGTTGTTTCAGAGATATTGAATCAGTTTAAACGATAAATCCGTCAATAAAAAAAAGCACTACAATAGTAGTGCTTTTTATTACTTACTGTTTGTCACTTGATTGGGTAAACATAGTTAATCCACCCCATCATTCTTAACAATATCCTACGCATCAATGACACATGCAATGGATCATGATTTCCATTAATGACCACAGCTTTACCTTGTACTCCTAAAGGCAAGTTAAATTCTGATAAATCATCTTCCAACTCGATGATACCTACAGCAAACCCATGTGCTGCAAGCTTTTTCGCAGAGATCAATTGACCATTAGCTTGAAATTCACCTTCAGACATCGCCGGTAATAGTTGAACAAGCTTACCTTTAAATACACGCCCCGGGACACTATCAAATATCA
Encoded proteins:
- a CDS encoding DUF4136 domain-containing protein — encoded protein: MFKKLSLICFVGFFIGACQSTYDPKLNFDVNEKVDTTNYQTFTWLNESKAIATPKRMSPILKLEIADSIEKKLLSQGFKLVSNQEEADFTVSFSVGSRDKIKVNSYPSSYHSFTWGRRYYGGYYGAGFSAPWPNETEVRQYTEGMLAIDIYDVKTKQPAWHGWATKKLKKSDAKDRSATLELVVSEILNQFKR